One Dioscorea cayenensis subsp. rotundata cultivar TDr96_F1 chromosome 15, TDr96_F1_v2_PseudoChromosome.rev07_lg8_w22 25.fasta, whole genome shotgun sequence genomic region harbors:
- the LOC120277522 gene encoding uncharacterized protein LOC120277522 has translation MTADVSARLRMMKDELDGKRNREFITRDLLGGCSLGSPVPAGWDRGLDLLSGSDRLHRQLNDLNLPPPAPVAASISAMSEVSTVLDLRVVGGAPAEYQSVCTLEKVRVALERAERESRGRRRGLDGSPSPSSSTTSSSVKRRLGEEEDGMDGSDSSDGSAMLAAGCPGCLLYVLISRQNPRCPRCASHVPVPVVPKRIKIDLNSVSP, from the exons ATGACGGCAGACGTGAGCGCGCGCTTACGGATGATGAAGGACGAGCTTGACGGCAAGAGGAACCGAGAATTCATCACCAGAGACCTTCTCGGTGGCTGTAGCCTCGGATCTCCTGTCCCCGCCGGTTGGGACCGTGGTCTTGATCTCTTG AGCGGATCGGATCGGCTGCACCGCCAGCTCAATGATCTTAACCTACCCCCACCGGCGCCGGTGGCCGCGTCAATATCGGCCATGTCGGAGGTCTCCACCGTGCTGGATCTCAGGGTCGTTGGCGGTGCTCCGGCGGAATACCAGAGCGTGTGCACGCTTGAGAAGGTTAGGGTCGCTTTGGAGAGGGCGGAGCGCGAATCTCGAGGCAGGCGGAGAGGATTGGACGGCTCGCCTTCGCCGTCGTCGTCGACGACGTCATCGTCGGTGAAGAGGAGGTTGGGCGAGGAGGAGGATGGAATGGACGGCTCGGATTCGTCGGATGGGTCGGCGATGTTGGCCGCTGGATGCCCTGGATGCTTGCTTTATGTGCTGATCTCGAGGCAGAATCCACGGTGCCCACGCTGTGCCTCGCACGTGCCTGTTCCCGTGGTGCCCAAGAGGATCAAGATTGATCTCAATTCCGTTTCaccttga